A genomic window from Elusimicrobiota bacterium includes:
- a CDS encoding DUF899 domain-containing protein: MKTKTATMHAVGTREEWLKARLKLLKEEKEHTRRGDELALKRQELPWVRVEKKYAFATEEGAASLADLFQGRSQLLVYHFMFGPDYAAGCPSCSAIADGFNGFAVHLADHDVMLWAVSRAPLAKLKAYKKRMGWTFPWASSHGGDFNFDYGVGFTVEQQFEKGVEYNYRRQPPMSTDVSRAMPDAPKQFAASCGTDAATYLRELPGMSSFVRKGGAVYHAYSTYARGLDGLWGMYQWLDRAPKGRNEAGPWWRRHDEYGKR, from the coding sequence ATGAAAACGAAAACGGCGACGATGCACGCGGTCGGAACGCGCGAGGAGTGGCTGAAGGCGCGGCTCAAGCTGCTTAAAGAGGAGAAGGAGCACACGCGGCGCGGCGACGAGCTGGCGTTGAAGCGGCAGGAGCTGCCGTGGGTCCGCGTCGAGAAGAAATACGCGTTCGCGACCGAGGAGGGGGCAGCCTCGCTGGCGGACCTGTTCCAGGGGCGCTCCCAACTGCTGGTTTATCACTTCATGTTCGGGCCTGACTACGCCGCCGGCTGTCCGTCCTGCTCTGCGATCGCCGACGGCTTCAACGGCTTCGCCGTCCACTTGGCCGACCACGACGTGATGCTGTGGGCGGTCTCGCGGGCACCGCTGGCCAAGCTGAAGGCGTACAAGAAGCGGATGGGGTGGACGTTCCCGTGGGCGTCCTCCCACGGCGGCGACTTCAACTTCGACTACGGCGTCGGGTTCACCGTGGAGCAGCAGTTCGAGAAGGGCGTCGAATACAACTACCGGCGCCAGCCCCCCATGTCCACGGACGTGTCGCGCGCGATGCCCGACGCGCCTAAGCAGTTCGCGGCCTCGTGCGGGACCGACGCGGCCACCTACTTGCGCGAACTGCCGGGCATGAGCTCGTTCGTGAGGAAGGGCGGCGCCGTCTACCACGCCTACTCGACCTACGCGCGCGGGCTCGACGGCCTGTGGGGGATGTATCAATGGCTCGACCGCGCTCCCAAAGGCCGCAACGAGGCCGGCCCCTGGTGGCGCCGTCACGACGAGTACGGCAAGCGCTGA
- a CDS encoding SRPBCC family protein: protein MTTRTKTETFVYATFIRTTPEKLWEALTSGDFSEKYWFGFRVEVEQRVGGRIRIVPPKGMEQKGDHAGEVLACEKYKRLTYTWKVIDTPEKAAKRDGLSRVTYELTPMGDQVKLRLIHENLLPEDIVTDPNSFQGINNGWPAVISSLKSLLETGEAIAFVLPKDAKGC from the coding sequence ATGACCACGAGAACGAAGACGGAGACTTTTGTCTATGCGACCTTCATCCGCACCACGCCGGAGAAGCTGTGGGAGGCGCTGACCAGCGGCGACTTCAGCGAGAAGTACTGGTTCGGCTTCCGCGTCGAGGTGGAGCAGCGGGTGGGCGGCCGCATCCGCATCGTTCCGCCCAAGGGCATGGAGCAGAAAGGCGACCACGCCGGCGAGGTCCTGGCCTGCGAGAAGTACAAGAGGCTCACGTACACCTGGAAGGTGATCGACACGCCGGAGAAGGCCGCCAAGCGCGACGGCCTCTCGCGCGTGACCTATGAGCTCACGCCCATGGGCGACCAGGTGAAGCTGCGCCTCATCCACGAGAACCTCCTCCCCGAGGACATCGTGACGGACCCGAACTCGTTCCAGGGCATCAACAACGGCTGGCCGGCGGTGATCAGCAGCCTGAAGAGCCTGCTGGAGACGGGCGAGGCGATCGCGTTCGTCCTGCCGAAAGACGCGAAGGGCTGCTGA
- a CDS encoding helix-turn-helix transcriptional regulator, protein MSAADLVFKALADAGRRRLLDRLRVKSGRTLNELCEGMDMSRQAVTKHLDQLEEAGLVETRRVGRERLHYLNAVPIHDIARRWIRPFEEGRLDALRNLKSQLER, encoded by the coding sequence GTGAGCGCCGCCGATCTGGTCTTCAAGGCCCTGGCCGACGCGGGCCGTCGCCGCCTGCTGGACCGCCTGCGCGTCAAGAGCGGGCGCACCCTCAACGAGCTGTGCGAGGGCATGGACATGAGCCGGCAGGCGGTGACCAAGCACCTCGACCAGCTGGAGGAGGCGGGGCTGGTGGAGACGCGGCGTGTCGGCCGCGAGCGACTGCACTACCTCAATGCCGTGCCGATCCACGACATCGCGCGGCGCTGGATCCGGCCCTTCGAGGAGGGCCGCCTGGACGCCCTGCGGAATCTGAAGTCTCAATTGGAGAGATGA
- a CDS encoding HAD family phosphatase, translating into MKEIFMPFASCGRLFLFLLLLAGRLQAAPAGLGRMPSAVAFRASLEQARLLPLQAVVLDMDGVVALNSGALWTQHGQAFLRTVAPAWAEGDLKHIKWKSLPEVHRWITQNRGATLGYEEYTRRREAVASTIYGTLAALEPTLLETTDALKAAGVPVALASANTRFSVGRMIDRFQLESAFGAVVSSDDLPPDQRALGKSQTHLLALRRLGASPRHTLAVEDTAAGIEAARKAGLLVAGLRNGYNDDEDFSAAHFVIREIREIIALFRR; encoded by the coding sequence ATGAAAGAGATATTCATGCCGTTCGCGTCCTGCGGGCGGCTTTTTTTATTCCTACTGCTCCTCGCCGGACGGCTGCAGGCCGCCCCGGCGGGTCTCGGCAGGATGCCGTCGGCCGTCGCGTTCCGGGCGAGCCTCGAGCAGGCCCGCCTGCTGCCGCTCCAAGCCGTCGTGCTGGACATGGACGGCGTGGTCGCGCTCAACAGCGGGGCGCTCTGGACCCAGCACGGGCAAGCGTTCCTGCGAACGGTCGCCCCTGCCTGGGCCGAGGGCGACCTCAAGCACATCAAGTGGAAGAGCCTGCCTGAGGTTCACCGCTGGATCACGCAGAACCGCGGGGCGACGCTCGGATACGAGGAATACACGCGGCGGCGCGAAGCCGTGGCTTCCACGATCTACGGCACGCTCGCGGCGCTCGAGCCGACCCTTCTCGAGACGACCGACGCCCTGAAAGCAGCCGGCGTACCCGTGGCCCTCGCCTCGGCGAACACACGATTCTCCGTGGGAAGAATGATCGACCGGTTCCAGCTGGAAAGCGCCTTCGGCGCCGTGGTCAGCTCCGACGATCTGCCGCCCGATCAAAGAGCGCTCGGCAAGTCGCAGACGCACTTATTGGCCCTCCGACGGCTGGGCGCCTCTCCGCGCCATACTCTGGCCGTCGAAGACACAGCCGCCGGCATCGAAGCGGCGCGCAAGGCCGGGCTGTTGGTCGCAGGTCTGCGAAACGGATACAACGACGACGAGGACTTCTCCGCCGCCCACTTCGTCATCCGTGAGATTCGCGAGATCATCGCCCTGTTCCGACGATGA
- a CDS encoding DUF1579 domain-containing protein, translating into MRLLILLAGLAWSADATVPGRHHERLADFAGTWDIHARFWRQPETAPHESAGTAELRLILGGRFLEQRQEGRHLGKPTSGVGYVGFDNTKGRYVSLWLDDLSTAIMRTEGPPDPSGKAIRTRGTIDDAASGKPLRIEEVMTLVGPDRFTYEAWIGPPEGKLVRVMEIVYSRRRL; encoded by the coding sequence ATGAGGCTCCTTATACTTCTCGCCGGGCTGGCATGGTCCGCCGACGCGACCGTTCCCGGCCGCCATCACGAGCGCCTCGCCGACTTCGCCGGCACATGGGATATCCATGCGCGCTTCTGGCGGCAGCCCGAGACGGCGCCGCATGAGAGCGCCGGCACAGCCGAGCTCCGTCTTATCCTCGGCGGCCGCTTCCTCGAACAACGCCAAGAAGGCCGCCATCTCGGCAAGCCCACCTCCGGCGTAGGCTATGTCGGCTTCGACAACACGAAGGGCCGGTATGTCTCACTCTGGCTCGACGACCTCAGCACGGCCATCATGCGAACGGAGGGCCCGCCCGACCCCTCGGGTAAGGCGATCCGCACCCGCGGAACGATCGATGACGCCGCCTCGGGCAAGCCGCTGCGCATCGAGGAAGTGATGACGCTCGTCGGGCCCGACCGGTTCACCTACGAGGCCTGGATCGGCCCGCCCGAGGGCAAGCTTGTGCGCGTCATGGAGATCGTCTACTCGCGCCGCCGGCTTTGA